In Zea mays cultivar B73 chromosome 7, Zm-B73-REFERENCE-NAM-5.0, whole genome shotgun sequence, the following proteins share a genomic window:
- the LOC100276988 gene encoding Mediator of RNA polymerase II transcription subunit 20a-like encodes MPPVKWLMHWHPSPGATLNSQILAEACGCAESLGGSKDGRWKTSIFFYRAMTRDGAGGPAVQQHPDLPRELLGVALHERPGLYFSIVRAQRLVLQADAAFPQVMEKLQSYRIRVALNFEGFQYQLGDFCLRIGKCVPNNSEALRGIMMEVEYYPLTSIEKSKAVMEDFFDIWQETVAKKSLPGQFIHVDSNFSEYGLSDQYSFQHTAVQYATCLQQLMAAVTVRG; translated from the exons ATGCCCCCCGTCAAATG GTTGATGCACTGGCATCCGAGTCCCGGGGCGACGCTCAACAGCCAGATCCTGGCGGAGGCGTGTGGCTGCGCCGAGTCCCTAGGCGGCTCCAAGGACGGGCGGTGGAAGACCTCCATCTTCTTCTACCGCGCCATGACCCGGGACGGCGCGGGAGGCCCCGCGGTGCAGCAGCACCCCGACTTGCCTAGGGAGCTCCTCGGCGTCGCGCTCCACGAGCGCCCGGGTCTCTACTTCTCCATCGTCCGCGCCCAGCGCCTCGTTCTCCAGGCCGATGCGGCGTTCCCCCAGGTCATGGAGAAGCTCCAGTCATACAGAATCCGCGTCGCCCTCAACTTCGAG GGGTTTCAGTATCAACTGGGTGATTTCTGCCTGAGGATAGGAAAATGTGTTCCCAATAATTCTGAAGCACTGAGAGGAATCATGATGGAG GTAGAGTATTATCCCCTAACTTCCATTGAAAAATCCAAGGCAGTCATGGAGGACTTCTTTGACATATGGCAGGAAACAGTTGCGAAGAAGTCATTACCTGGTCAATTCATTCATGTAGACTCAAACTTTTCAGAATATGGTCTTTCAGATCAATATTCTTTTCAACATACTGCAGTTCAATATGCAACTTGCTTGCAGCAGCTCATGGCTGCAGTAACAGTAAGGGGTTAG
- the LOC118472968 gene encoding DNA-directed RNA polymerase subunit beta''-like codes for MDEGINLATLFPQDLLQEEDNLQLRLVNFISHENSKLTQRIYHTNSQFVRTCLVVNWEQEEKEGARASLVEVRTNDLIRDFLRIELVKSTILYTRRRYDRTSVGLIPNNRLDRNNTNSFYSKAKIQSLSQHQEVIGTLLNRNKEYPSLMILLASNCSRIGLFKNSKYPNAVKESNPRIPIRDIFGLLGVIVPSISNFSSSYYLLTHNQILLKKYLFLDNLKQTLQVLQGLKYSLIDENKRISNFDSNIMLEPFHLNWHFLHHDSWEETLAIIHLGQFICENLCLFKLHIKKSGQIFIVNMDSFVLRAAKPYLATIGATVHGHYGKILYKGDRLVTFIYEKSRSSDITQGLPKVEQIFEARSIDSLSPNLERRIEDWNERIPRILGVPWGFLIGAELTIAQSRISLVNKIQKVYRSQGVQIHNRHIEIIIRQVTSKVRVSEDGMSNVFLPGELIGLLRAERAGRALDESIYYRAILLGITRASLNTQSFISEASFQETARVLAKAALRGRIDWLKGLKENVVLGGIIPVGTGFQKFVHRSPQDKNLYLEIQKKIYSRRK; via the coding sequence ATGGACGAAGGGATAAATTTAGCAACACTTTTCCCGCAGGATCTCCTGCAAGAAGAGGATAATCTCCAACTTCGACTTGTCAATTTTATTTCTCATGAAAATAGCAAGTTAACTCAAAGAATTTATCACACGAATAGTCAATTCGTTCGAACTTGCTTAGTAGTGAATTGGgaacaagaagaaaaagaggGAGCTCGTGCTTCTCTTGTTGAGGTaagaacaaatgatctaattcgcGATTTCCTAAGAATTGAGTTAGTCAAGTCTACTATTTTGTATACACGAAGAAGGTATGATAGGACAAGTGTAGGATTGATTCCCAATAATAGGTTAGATCGCAACAATACCAATTCCTTTTATTCCAAGGCGAAGATTCAATCACTTAGCCAACATCAAGAAGTTATTGGCACCTTGTTGAATCGAAATAAAGAATATCCATCTTTGATGATTTTGTTGGCATCCAACTGTTCTCGAATTGGTTTATTCAAGAATTCTAAATATCCCAATGCGGTAAAAGAATCGAATCCTAGAATTCCTATTCGAGATATTTTTGGGCTCTTAGGCGTTATTGTACCTAGTATATCGAATTTTTCTTCATCTTACTATTTATTAACGCATAATCAGATCTTGTTAAAAAAATACTTGTTCCTTGACAATTTGAAACAAACCTTACAAGTACTTCAAGGACTTAAATACTCTTTAATAGACGAAAATAAAAGGATTTCGAATTTTGACAGTAACATCATGTTGGAGCCATTCCATTTGAATTGGCACTTTCTCCATCATGACTCATGGGAAGAGACATTGGCAATAATTCACCTTGGACAATTTATTTGTGAAAATTTATGTCTATTTAAATTACACATAAAAAAATCTGGTCAAATTTTCATTGTTAATATGGACTCCTTTGTTCTAAGAGCAGCTAAGCCTTATTTGGCCACTATAGGAGCaactgttcatggtcattatggAAAAATCCTTTACAAAGGAGATAGGTTAGTTACGTTTATATATGAAAAATCGAGATCCAGTGATATAACGCAAGGTCTTCCAAAAGTAGAACAAATCTTCGAAGCGCGTTCAATTGATTCACTATCGCCGAATCTCGAAAGGAGAATTGAGGATTGGAATGAACGTATACCAAGAATTCTTGGGGTTCCCTGGGGATTCTTGATTGGAGCTGAGCTAACCATAGCCCAAAGTCGTATCTCTTTGGTTAATAAGATCCAAAAGGTTTATCGATCCCAAGGGGTACAGATCCATAATAGACATATAGAGATTATTATACGCCAAGTAACATCAAAAGTAAGGGTTTCCGAAGATGGAATGTCTAATGTTTTTTTACCTGGGGAATTAATAGGACTATTGCGAGCGGAACGAGCAGGGCGGGCTTTAGATGAATCGATCTATTATCGGGCAATCTTATTGGGAATAACAAGGGCTTCCCTGAATACCCAAAGTTTCATATCTGAAGCAAGTTTTCAAGAAACTGCTCGAGTTTTAGCAAAAGCTGCCCTACGAGGTCGTATTGATTGGTTGAAAGGTCTGAAAGAAAACGTAGTTCTGGGGGGGATTATACCTGTTGGTACCGGATTCCAAAAATTTGTGCATCGTTCCCCACAAGACAAGAACCTTTATTTAGAAATTCAAAAAAAAATCTATTCGCGTCGGAAATGA